The sequence tcgtttatcatggtacgatagcgttcgccattcaatgTTGCATTGCCACCAGTattgtctttgaagaaataggGGCTGATGATTCTTCCAGCATATAGGCCCCACCGAATGGCTGTTTTCTAGGGATGTAATTTCTGTTCTCTCAgggcgtcgattttcgtaatacagttgtaagatttgcaaacgttgttgagATGCCGACTTTTGCTTTTGAAACGAATGCAATAACGAAAGAGTAAAAATTACGTAAATGAACACTGTTGCCaccttttaatattaaaaggcATGTAAACCCAACACAAAAACACTGCGAAAGATGGGTTTTAAATGGGTTTGGGTTCGGATATTTGTACGGGACTTGACAATTGTTTTGGCTGGTGTTTGAGCTTAAACACACTAACGGCGGCAAACCCAAAAGTAAGCTGCGGTGTAAACGtaaagtaataatttttaaaataccattttaACACCATTGAAAACATTTTACCGGCAAATAACATTGCATGGAACACCTATGCAAACAAATAATGACAGCCAAATGAAATGACTATATTTCCAGCAAAGTAGTAGAAGCATAGTCATTAATCAGCGGCGCAGCGAAAAATCACACATACctgtacatatacctatatgtatgtatgtatatgcacatataaacaATGTATctgtttacaaatttatttctgtCCGGTTGTGTAACCATTGACAATTGTTGGAGTGTTCACTTCAACACAAGACACTCATTCGCCCAGAAAAAGTTCACCATTTCTAAGGGCAATATTGACTGTTTAATATGAATGTAAATGTAATCTAACTACATACCTATGAAAGTATGTGAAATGAAAAAcaacttataaatataaataaatgtaacacttagtaaaaatatttgcaatagaAGTATGTATGCTCAATCGACCGGCACAGTTATTTAGAGGCTAACTCTGACAGCTAAGATAATACGACTTCAAATATAACGcattagtaaaattacataattttatgAAACTCAAGTCAAATAACAAATGAATAACTGACATTTAACATGATATTTTATCTTTTGCATTTGCAAAGGCTcagatattatatatacatacatgctctAGGATCTTATCTtccaaattgaaaataaaaaagccaTGGCCAAGATTTTACTTCACATCCGCGTATACTGCAATACGAATACATTGGTAAATGCACTGCAAAATCCCAGGATTCAAACTAATTCTATGCCATGGAAAGGCTtgcacacatatgcacaaatTAATGTTTgctattatttattgaatatccAGCGCAAAAACCATGAACAACAACCGACAGACATTGATGAACTAAATTCCATGTGTAACAGCTGTAGCGATCTAGTTGGCCTAGTGTATCCGTGTTTGAGATATTGAGGGTTCTTTTAACCAAGatttcatgcaatattgaaatACACCTTGGATTAaaagactgtaaaatgtcaATGAAGAGACTTTCATAGCTATATTAGAGACGTGATCACATCGCTGTATGCCGCATATACCTATGTACCACGTAGAGTTTTTTATTAGATATGCTGTCACAACGAGCAAATAGTTTGGAAGCTTACAAGAGTAGGCAAGGTTCCGGAGAGGCAAATTATTACTGCGATATCGATAACCATGGTTTGATGGCTGAGAAGGGCAAACTgtattgacatttctgttcaccAAGGTTTGGCAAGTTATAATGAACGCCAAGAACAACACTTCCAAATTGTGATCCGTtcgtgaagttcatagagcgaagtgttggaGAAGACTCCTTTTTGAGTGATTGGCCGAACTCTtgctcgtatttgtggtgtgtgtcccGCTGCTGTTCCgcaaattgagggacctacagttttaagccgcctccgaatgtcattttttataaggagctttttcaagacagaaatgcactcgaaatttgccattgccgaccgaggggcgaccactattagataaaactttttctatttttgatgtttcatgcactgTGTCACGAATGTCATTGTTGTATCTTCACTTATAAGTACGCACATAAATatcacaaaaagttaaatattttgttgtaaaCGTCAAATAATCTTATTCCGTGGTTTGGATCGTAGAAAGTTCTTGGTTCACATCGATCGCAATCGCTACGTCCGATttcggtatatatgtataattacatataattacatatgtattcGGCAAACTACCACTGTTTAACGAATATCACTTaaataaattcatgaaaatagTTGGGCAATAGGTGGACAATTTTTCTCATTCCTTTTAACTACATAAATGTGTAGGTTCCATCAGACAAACCTTAAGCAGATTTTAATGTcgtaaatgctatttttttcaaagtaaattccaCAATACACCACGAATTTCATAATACATCACAAATTACAAACTGCTAAGTTTTTCGAATATCAACTTTAATTGCAATTACGGACGAGCAATATTGCTAACATGCAACCTGCCGACCACGCATCAATTGACAGACAACTGCGATTGCGCGGCGCAACCAAATGCACTTCccatttgttaaacattttaatgaGCAGCATTCTCCTCCTTTAAAATGTGTACTCGCAGTGGGCAGTAAATTTAACACACAATTATTGCAAATGCAAACATTTTACTAGATGATGCACaaatgtaagtacatatatgaatattgATTTTCTGCGCCAATACGCCTTAGCTAAAAGCGTGCAAACGCATaattgcgcatatgtacatagtaccatatgtatttatgcatatattcatgtgtgaaaacaaaaaaaatggaaaaacaaatcACCTCAAAATATGATATCATATGAATTCCATagcaatgaaaatttttacaaaacggAAGCACCGTGAAATTGCAAACAGAAAAATGACTACATACAGATGACAATGTCCACATTTAAAGTGAGAAGTATATCTAAatgcaaacaacaataacatcaaTTACGCTCGTAAACTCAAACGGATACGCACGCACAGACATACCTGTGGGAccgcaaaataaatataaacaagcAGTTGGAGAATAACAATAATAGAAGCATCACAAATGTATGATTATCCGTGTGAAGGAGAAAGCAGTAAAATGGACTTTACATTGGGCCTAATTACAGGCGCCTATGCGGTCTTTGCGTTACTTGTCTTTTACATTGTCTACATTATTGAGGTGAAACTAGGTAAAGTAACCGCAACACAGACACAACtataaacaacaaaagcaaaatatataaCCCATATTCATACATCCATATATCTAAGACACATTCCACAACAAACCTAAAGAAGTCTCAGAGCATATTCAATATTTCTGCCACTTTACTCATACGTCGTGTATACTGTTAACGTTCTGCATgttttgtgttaatattaatatataatataaaaggcGTCCAGCACGCATTTTTtgagtttgtttttttgcttactAAACTATGTTTCGAGatcatattgaaatttaaataacttCGTACGTTTCCATTTCAGACCTTCCTGGCATCGTAAATAGCCAAGTTGTTCCTCAGTCTacgctaaatttaaataatgacCAAAGCAATAACAACTCAAATGTTCATATTCCATCCGAACTTCCGGAACTTTCACAAACGCGTCTGCGTCAGATGATTGAATCAATCATTGCGGAAACGTTGCATATGCCACCATTAGCGAATGGAAGTGTGTCGGAAATTGCGCTCAATAAGGATACTCGTAGTAATGGTAGCGAGAATAACTTGCTATTAGAAAATGGAAGCATGCGTCTTCGTCATCGGCATCGCACAGAGCATTACTTCGAGCCAAAGATCTATCAGGATTTGCTGGCCACAGCCGTGTTAAATAAGGTGAGTGAAGCAGTTTATGTGGGATAAGAGAACTCAAAGGGCTCATATCCAACAACCAatccaatttttattaaactttaatCTATAACCATACATTCTCCTGTAGAGACATACAGACGTATGTTTTATAGAGATATGCCATATTATATTTCCCATATAAAAGTGTGTGATTGCGCCGAATTAAATGATTTTAAGGTCATAATTATAATGTGAAAAACACTGAATGCCCCAGTGCGACGCACGGACATAGGATTTCACAAAGTTCAAATTGAAGTTCCCTGGTGGTATGTAAAGGCTTTAAGCCTTTAAGTTTTATGGCCACTGAAATATGCATAAATCTCTCATATCTGCCACACAGTTGACCTTTCTTCCTCCATGAACCCCTTtcaattaaaaaacgaaaataataataataattgaagtAATGGTTTTAACACGTAAACAACATTtcaattcctttgtcctttcTTTCCCCTCACTTAGGGTAAACATGTTAAAATATAACATTTCTCAACGACCTATGTATGTCAACGGCCATATGCAGCCACAgctaatttacatatatttctgTGACGCCACATAGCCACTTGTTgataaaacaaaagtaaaaatagaaatatgcttCTATGTATTTAAATCGGGTGTCGTTACtaacaaatttttcaaccgGCTAAATATTTGTAATGGTGGAACACCACCCACAGCCTACAGCTATGTCCGTTTCGAATTTTGTGGCCACTATGTCGATTTGTGTACTTTGAATGCACACATTTCTTTAACTAATTTCTACCTTCCATTGAACACTTTTGGGGTTTCTTTCCACTGCAAATAACCACAGAAATTAGCAGAAACAGCTTAAGCCTTCGTATTCGAAATTAGAATACCAGAACAATCGTTATAGTTTAGTTTAGTCGATCGCTAACTTTCTAACTGTGCAGTCGTCAAACTAAGCGCCACATACTATAACCACGGAGCATAACTGAGAGACCAACTATTTTGTGCACTAATTGGATATAATTAGTCcgtattaaaatttgatttttaaaggaGTTTGAAAGTGTTGCTTTCAGCTGGAAAATCGCTACAGAGGGCACTGCGCGAACATGGAACCGAACGCTAACGTGGTGGACTCAAATGTAAGCCTTTAAATaattacgaaaaattatgactaATCGTCGTGGGCTTTGAAGGCTGatctaattttttactaaaacagAAACGTTGCTGTTTCTCCacccaaacaatttaaaattatgtcgaaaaatcatctctGAAATCGGTTATTACAaactaatataaattattatagtaAATACATCTCCAATAAGTTTATGGTGAAAAATATTGCGTTAACAGAGTCTCAtatgccaaaaaatttgtttcttcagCAGTGTAactaaatattgatttttatatttagttgcaCTGGCAAAAACATGGGTTTTTTTGTCttgtattttgcttatttttaacgGCGCCAATTTTCCTGGTATCAGATGTGTCTTATTTTACGCGAAAATTCTTTCTATGCATAGCAAAGCCCATCAGACTTCACCAAGTGTCGTTACTCGaatataccaatacatacatatgtatgagtatttTTACTGCTACTGCTTAAGTGCAATCGTAAGTAGCTTAACGTAATTTCTGCACGCTTTGTGAAAACCGAGATTTTTCTAAGAACGCCCCCAAGTTCACAGTCATGGACAAAAGTACAATTAGGCTACTgttggttttgattttttttatgtaatttttattacaatgttTCACTGTGCAGATCGCTGACAAGGAAGGCAACATCCGCCAATTTTCGGAGAGCACACCTGATCTGAGCTCATGCAACATTGGCACGAACTTTAATGTGGAGAACCGAAGCACCTCCTCCGGAAGTTCAGTAGAGCCGCGAAGTGATTTCAGCTATACCGATACCGAACAACTACCAAAAGTAAGTTTTAGTCTAACTCAATTTTTAGGTTGTTTTTAAATGaatacttttatttcttttgcagaTCAGTAAAGGTGGGcaagcaaatttaaatcattcttATTTTGGTAACttatttaatgcaattttaGATGCTGGGAGGGAGTCAGCGCTAAGCGATTACATAGCTGCTCATACCGTTCCATTACCTGATTTATCAGCAGCAGTTACTGAATCTGAAGAGGATGGTGAGTAATAAAAATCGTCCATAGTCATGCAGAAGCAGTTTATCTAACGTATTTCTTTAATTAGATCACGCTTCGATATCTTCAAGCATACTTGCTGAAGGTACTTGGGAAGATAATTGGCTCTTTAAAAAGAAGCGATCTTCTTTAACAGCCTCCATGACTGGCAGTGTTGGTATGCTAGTACCTGCACCAAAAGATGATGTACGTGCTCAAATAGGTGATAAGACCACTGACGAAATCAGTGATCTCTCCGAAATGGGCTCAGATACAGACGATTCTTCATTAAAAATAGTACGAACCAATTTAGATCCGCTAAACGACCGAATACTGAATAAACATTTGATTGGTGGTCAGAATACGAAAGTAGTTTTAGATGAATTGATTGAAACAGCTAGCTTGATTTCAAATACAACACAGTCAGTCGATGAACCCAAGTATGCTAAAACAAGGAACAAATACGTTGTagaagcagcttctaaaattaaagcaattaaCCCAAATGTTACCAAACACTCAGTTCAGGAAGGTGAAACTATTTTGGATAATCCGGAAACAGAAAGAGAACAGAATTCATTATCAGGTAAGAGGAAACTGAACCCAAACCACGTAATCGATACATGACATGGTCATATCCCTTTAATTCGAATATATGGACTGAGTAAATAAATGTAACTTCTCTTATTTGCGATTAAATACATATTCGTGCATACAAACATTAGAGCTGTAGTGCAAGTACCATGAAGCTCATacccgtacatatgtatataaatatgctaGAAATTTATTTGTGCTAAATACGGTCCCgtctataaaatatgtatttgcatacatatactcgtaagtAGCATATCAGCTATTATCATTACGTCATTTAGCCTGCCCAGAAGTATCTTTATAAGATACTTTGCATGATCTTTTTCTGACGCCACTCAGTTGGTCGTTTGTGTTTACAGCTCCTACTCAATCAAGTGATGAAAATCAAGATGAAGAAGGCTGCACTGGCTTTAGTACAGTCGACGTGTTTGAGCAAACCTTCATTGATCACGATCTTAGACCAATCTGTCAGGGACCATCAGTTATTGAAATACTTGCTGCTGTAACTTTGGGTCCGATGTTGGCTGTGTCAGCCTTAGACAAGCCAGCCATTCTGACTCCTACTGAATTGAGCTCACTCAAAGAATTGAGTGACTTAGCTTTGGCGGAAGTAAGGGCACACATGTCTGAAATGGGGCATCACTCACTCGATATCATAGATGAGGAAGAAGAACTAAGCATTGTCCATTCCTCCAAAAGTAAGGAATGCGAAGAAAAGTTACTACATCTAGAAACGGGTCTGCAAAATGTTCCTGAAAAAAATGTAGCAAATGATACACCGATAACACTTGCAAACATAGTCAAGGTATCTGAACATGAAAATATGGCGGAGGTAAAGCAATCTCTGCAAGTTGAAACTCAGTTCCCTCCCACTACACCAATTACAGAAACTCCTAAAGTAGCTAAACCTGAGGATATACATGTGGAAGCACCAGTGTTACGAGAAATTGTACTGCCCATTGAAAGTGAGAAAGATCCTCCTGCAGCCCAAGTTATGAAGAATTACAAAGAAACTGATTTAGGGAGTGGAAATTTTCCTACTTCTTCGAAAACTTCTATCAGCGTCACAGATCCGGGGCTATTAACCGCAACACAACCCGCAGTTGAGAGTCAAGTTCTGTCGCCCTCTGAACTAAAAGTTAACACCGTGGTTAATGATTTACTGTTTTTAGCTGAAACTCCTCGAAATTCACCTGATACAGAATCTGAAAAGGATACTGAATCAAAAGCTATGACAGAAATCCTGCAGTCTGCTAAAGTCCCGCATATAGAACAAGAAGTTAAAACTTCTAATGAATATGAACCTAATGGTGTCCCGTTATCAGATGTCCCTGTAATTTTCAAAGTAAGTGAAGTTCAGGCTCAGCCTGCTACACCATGTAAACCAGAAACACcacaatacatacaaataaaacacACAATAGCAGTTGAAGCTGGGAACTTACCTCAAACACAACTCAAAAACCCCCCCAAGGAAAATGGAGGTAAAATTGTTAGTGCTGCAAAAGCATTGACGCTTTCTAAAACTGAACCCGAAACTCTGACAGTGGTGGAAGTATCAGTGCAGTCAGTCGAAACAGAATCAACATCATACTACCAAGCTCAAATTCCTATACTGCTGGAGATACCCACGGAATCTATACCAGAGTCTTTTATACTGCAGGCTgacgaaaataaaacaccaccaACCGTTGAACATATTACTCCATTCGTGACATTGGTGCCTCCTGAATCAACACAGGCTGAGGAAGAAGAGACTATAAGGCAATCCGTAACAGAAGCTATTATTCACCAGGTTGTCGagacagaaaaagaagcagGTGTTgaagaaatttcatttattgaaGATTATAAATCCTTCGTGGCATTGATGCTTTCGGAAACAACATGGATTGAGGAAGCAAAGAAAATACCATCAAAAGATATCATTCCGGAAATGCTCAGACAATCTTTACCAGAAGTTCTCCCCCATCAGCCTACCGTATTGGAAAAAGAACAAGGTGTTAAAATCAATTATCCATTGGAAGCATTTGTCATTTCAGAAGCAAAGCATACTGATTTAGACCAAGAATCACCTGCCGATATGCTCATACCATCAGGAATAATAACTCTAGAAATGACCACACAATCCGTATCAGGGGAAAGGCCCAACGCTACATCTGGTACTCCATGCAAGGGGGAAGTGCCAGCAAAAGCAATACAAATGGACAAAGCAGAGCACACCACTGCTGCCAGTTTACACATTCCATCAGAACTTCAACTTCtggaaataacaaaagaaaCTGTATTGAAAACCTTTGTTAAGGAGACAGCAGACAATTCTCCATTGGAAGCACAAGTCCCTTCAGAAACAACGCAGACTATCGTAGGACAAGAATCAATTATCGATTTACTCACACCACCGCAAATAATCGTTCCGGATTTGCCCTCGCACTCTGCACACTCACAGCTacgtgctcaaaaaattgtcggAGTAGCGGAAACCTCAAACGTAGCAACGACGGATCCGTCCGTGGCAATAAAGTCTATAGAAGCAACGCAAACTGACGAAACAAAGAAGATCCCTGCTGTCACTATACACATATCGTCAGAAACAATACTTTTGGATATACCAACAAAAACTATATCCAAAACTTCTATTAATCAGGCTAGGGAACAGGAGAACGCACCAGCTCATAGAGACTATCAACTTTCCGTGCCAGTCGTGCCTTCCGTAACGCAAACTAACCTAGAGACGACAATATCACCAGCAAAAATCATTGCGGTGATGCCCACGGAATCTGTGTCAGAGACCCTTACTCAGGAAGTTGTCGAAGTAGCGAAAAGTTCATATGCGGAAGCGCTGGCTACGTCCGTAGCAGTGGAGTCTATGGAAGCAACGAAAACTGGTGAAGCAGAAAACATCCCAGCTGTCAATATACACATATCGGCAGAGACAATACCTTTGGATATACCCCAAAGCTCTATATCTGTGGCTTCTAATAATCAGGCTCTGGAAAACAAGAACGCACCAGATCATAAAGACCATCAACCTTCCGTGACATTTGTGCCTTTAGTAACGGAGACTGAAGTAGAGAAGGCAACATCGCCCAAAAATATCATTGCGGTGGTGCCCAAGGAATCTGTATCAGAGGCCCTTACTCAGGAAACTGTCGAAGTAGCAAAAAGCTTAGCCGCGGAAACCACGGCTCCATCCGTTGCAGTAGGATCTATAGAAGTAACGCAAACTGACGAAGCAGTGAAGATTCCTATTGAAATTATACATATATCGCCAGACACAATACCTTTGgatgtattcaaaaaatctgTACCAGAGACCACTATCAATCAGCCTATGGAAAACGAGAACGCACCAGATCATAAAGACCATCAACATTCCGTGACAGTCGCGCCATTATTAACGCAGACTAGCCtagagaagaaaatattgccTGAAAATATCATTGCGGTGGTGCCAAAGGAATCTGGATCAGAAGCCCTTACTCAGCCAGCTGTCGAAGTAGTGAAAAGCTCAGACGCAGAAACCACGGCTCCATCCGTGGCTGCAGGGTCTATAGAAGCACCGAAAATTGACGAAGCAGAGATGATTCCTATTGAAAATCTACACATATCGCCAGACACAATACCTTTGGATGTACTCAAAAAATCTGTACCAGAGACCTCTATCAATCAGCCTATGGAAAACGAGAACGCACCAGATCATAAAGACCATCAACGTTCCGTGACAGTCGAGACTTTAGTAACGCAAACTTACCTAGAGAAGAAACCATTGCCTGAAAATATCACTACGGTGGTGCCCACGGAATCTGTGTCAGAGGCCCTTACTCAGGAAACTGTCGAAGTAGCAGAAAGCTCAGAAATAGAAGCGCCTGCTCCGTCCGTCGCAGTGGAGTCTATAGAAGTAACGCAAACTGATGAAGAAGAAAACATTCCTGCTGTCAATATACACATATCGTCAGAAACAATACCTTTGGATATACAAAAAAGCTCCATATCTGAGACTTCTAATAATCAGGCTATGGAAAGCGAGATCGCACCAGATCATAAAGACCATCAATCCTTCGTGACAGTCGTGCCTTCAGTAGCGGGTACTGACCTAGAGAAGACAACAACGCTTGAAAATATTATTGCGGTGGTGCCCACTGAATCTGTACCAGAGGTCCTTACTCAGGAAGTTCTCGAAGTAGCGAAAAGTACGGATGCGGAAACGCCGGCTCCGTCCATAGCAGTGGAGTCTCTAGAAGCAACGCAAACTAGCGAAGCAGAGAACATACCTGCTGTCAATCCACAAATATCATCAGAAACAATACCTTTGGATATACCCAAAAGCTGTATATCGGAGACCTCTAATAATCAGGCTATGGAAAACGAGAAAGACCATCAACCTGTCGTGACGGTCGTGCCTTCCGTAACGCAGCCTGACCTAGAGAAGACAACATCGCCTGAAAATATCATTGCGGTGGCACCCACGGAATCTGTATCAGGGGTCCTTACTCAGGAAGTGGTCAAAGTAGCAGAATGTTCAGATGCGGAAGCGCCGGTTCCGTCCGTAGCAGTGGAGTTTATAGAAGCAACGCAAACTGATGCAGCAGAAAACATCCCTGCtgttaatatacacatatcgtCAGAAACAATGCCTTTGGATATACAGAAAAGCTCTATATCTGAGACATCTAATAATCAGGCTATGGAAAACGAGAAAAACCATCAACCTTTCGAGACAGTAGTACCTTCAATATCGCAGACTGACCTAGAGAAGACAACATCGCCTGAAAATATCATTGCGGTGGCACTCACGGAATCTGTATCAGACGCCTTTACTCAGGAAGTTGTCGAAGTAGCGAAAAATTCAAATGCGGAAGAGCCAGCTCCGTCCGTAGCAGTTGAGTCTATAGAAGTAACGCAAACTGATGAAGCAGAAAACATCTCTGCTGTAAATACACACATTTCGTCAGAAGCAATACCTTTGGATATACCCAACCTCTATATATCTGAGACATCTAATAATCAAGCTATGGAAAACGAGAAAGACCATCAACCTTTCGAAACAGCAGTACCTTCAGTAACGCAGACTGACCTAGAGAAGGTAGCATCGCCTGAAAATATCATTGCGGTGGTGTCCACGGAATCTGTATCAGAGGCCCTTACTCAGGAAGTTGTCGAAGTAGCGAAAAGTTCAGATGCGGAAGCGCCGGTTCCGCCCGTAGCAGTGGAGTATATAGAAGTAACGCAAACTGGTGAAGCAGAGAAAATCGCTGCTGTCAATATACACATATCGTCAGAAACAATACTTTTGGCTATACTCAAAAGCTGTATATCGGGGACCTCTAATACTCAGACTATGGAAAACGATAAGGACCATCGCTCTTTCGAAATAGTCGTGCCTTCAGTAACGCAGACTGACCTAGAGAAGACAACATCGCCTGAAAATATCATTGCGGTGGTGCCCACGGAATCTGTATCAGAGGCCCTTACTCAGGAAGTGGTCAAAGTAGCAAAATGTTCAGATGCGGAAGCGCCGGTTCCGTCCGTAGCAGTGGAGTCTATAGAAGCAACGCAAACTGATGCAGCAGAA is a genomic window of Anastrepha ludens isolate Willacy chromosome 6, idAnaLude1.1, whole genome shotgun sequence containing:
- the LOC128868730 gene encoding uncharacterized protein LOC128868730, whose protein sequence is MCFNRQKYVYPMRARSEIYIPIGDFNEGPLHFESVSQVGLNSDAITAEQKLKIREYVEEVVAKLLGGSLDQIRVSQLSKSENYLHLFEKYHSKLSNVFINLENELSNKALNGDLPGIVNSQVVPQSTLNLNNDQSNNNSNVHIPSELPELSQTRLRQMIESIIAETLHMPPLANGSVSEIALNKDTRSNGSENNLLLENGSMRLRHRHRTEHYFEPKIYQDLLATAVLNKIADKEGNIRQFSESTPDLSSCNIGTNFNVENRSTSSGSSVEPRSDFSYTDTEQLPKISKDAGRESALSDYIAAHTVPLPDLSAAVTESEEDDHASISSSILAEGTWEDNWLFKKKRSSLTASMTGSVGMLVPAPKDDVRAQIGDKTTDEISDLSEMGSDTDDSSLKIVRTNLDPLNDRILNKHLIGGQNTKVVLDELIETASLISNTTQSVDEPKYAKTRNKYVVEAASKIKAINPNVTKHSVQEGETILDNPETEREQNSLSGKRKLNPNHVIDT